The following are encoded in a window of Castanea sativa cultivar Marrone di Chiusa Pesio chromosome 5, ASM4071231v1 genomic DNA:
- the LOC142635047 gene encoding uncharacterized protein LOC142635047: MSRINNPPIGFSEKDARRLHHPHDDALVVTIQAGDYNIHRVLVDNGSLADILYYPAFQQMGIEKERLVPNNTPLVGFGGARVFPLDVITLAVTIGDYPQRITRNVAFLVVDCSSAYNAIIGRPTLNLWKAITSTYHLMIKFPTDCGVGELRGDQVAAHECYVAMMEIDGHLQAMNIEERRVATRPIERLEDVLLDESQPERTTKIGTLADPTVRQELATFLKENRDVFAWSHEDMPGIDPSIMVHKKRIFTQERDQAVAEEVRKLQEAGFIKEVYYPDWEEDHLEDLKETFDTLRFYNMKLNPGKCAFGVTAGKFLGYMVSQRGIEANPDKIRAIIGMVPPKNIKEVQSLNGKVATLNRFVSRATDRCLPFFRTLKKSFEWTTEC, translated from the exons ATGTCGCGGATTAACAATCCCCCCATTGGATTCTCAGAAAAAGATGCACGGCGTCTTCACCATCCCCATGATGACGCACTGGTCGTCACCATACAGGCAGGAGACTATAACATACACCGAGTCCTCGTCGACAACGGCAGTTTAGcagacatcctctactaccccgctTTCCAACAAATGGGGATTGAAAAGGAGCGACTAGTTCCGAATAACACCCCGCTCGTCGGCTTTGGGGGAGCAAGGGTATTTCCACTTGACGTCATCACTCTGGCAGTAACcattggagactacccacagcgGATCACCAGGAATGTAGCATTCCTTGTAGTCGATTGCTCGTCagcctacaatgccatcataggacgtccaaccctCAACTTGTGGAAGGCTATAACCTCAACCTAccatttaatgataaaattccctactgattGTGGAGTAGGAGAGTTAAGAGGAGATCAAGTAGCCGCACACGAATGTTACGTAGCCATGATGGAGATAGACGGCCACCTTCAGGCCATGAACATAGAGGAACGTCGGGTGGCGACGAGGCCTATTGAGAGGCTTGAAGATGTACTTCTTGATGAATCCCAACCGGAGCGGACGACCAAAATCGGCACCCTTGCAGACCCGACGGTGCGTCAAGAACTCGCGACCTTCTTAAAAGAAAATCGGGAcgtgttcgcatggagccatgaagacatgccaggaattGACCCGTCAATCATGGTACACAAGAAAAGAATCTTCACCCAAGAGAGAGATCAGGCGGtagcagaagaagtccgcaaactaCAAGAGGCGGGATTTATCAAGGAAgtttactaccctgattg GGAAGAAGATCATTTGGAAGATCTCAAAGAAACCTTCGATACTCTTCGCTTctacaacatgaagcttaaCCCAGGCAAGTGTGCCTTCGGAGTGACGgcgggaaagttcttagggtacatggtgtcccaaagaggTATTGAGGCTAACCCGGACAAGATCCGGGCCATAATAGGAATGGTGCCTCCTAAAAAtataaaggaagtacaaagccttaaTGGCAAGGTTGCTACGCTTAATAGGTTTGTGTCGAGGGCAACGGATAGGTGTCTGCCATTCTTCCGCACACTGAAGAAGTCTTTTGAATGGACGACCGAATGTTAG
- the LOC142635045 gene encoding uncharacterized protein LOC142635045, whose amino-acid sequence MALWSIELSEFDIQYRLCTAIKGQAVADFIAELTSTEGKEAENPQWSVFTDGSSNKKAGGAGIVLKSPEGDEIECMICLDFPTTNNEVEYEALISGLDLAKAVEAANVVIHCDSQVVTSQVNGEYECKGEKMKKYWEQAKRRVDELKAKIVQIRRGENEQADRLAKIASAESMITLDKVLSFIQPLPLIDVVNIQEIDSEINWTTPLISYLKDGTLPDGKEAVRKLKVQSARFVLMKGVLYKRGFSQPYLRCLGLEEADYVMKEVHEGICGNHSGSRSLVHKLIRAGYYWPTMQNDAQVYVKACDKCQRFSNIIRQLAEELTPITAPWPFA is encoded by the coding sequence ATGGCATTGTGGTCAATAGAGTTGAGCGAATTTGACATACAATATCGCCTCTGCAccgccatcaagggacaagcggtTGCCGACTTCATTGCCGAGCTCACCAGCACGGAAGGCAAGGAGGCAGAAAATCCCCAATGGAGCGTTTTTACAGATGGGTCgtccaacaagaaggctggtGGAGCAGGGATTGTACTTAAATCTCCAGAGGGCGATGAGATCGAATGTATGATTTGTCTCGATTTCCCTACAACTAATAATGAAGTTGAGTACGAAGCCCTGATATCCGGTCTAGATCTCGCCAAGGCTGTAGAGGCCGCAAACGTGGTTATTCACTGCGACTCCCAGGTCGTCACAAGCCAAGTGAACGGCGAGTATGAGTGCAAAGGCGAAAAGATGAagaagtactgggagcaagCGAAGAGAAGGGTAGATGAGCTGAAGGCCAAGATAGTCCAAATCCGAAGAGGAGAAAACGAGCAAGCCGACCGTCTTGCCAAAATCGCATCTGCAGAGTCTATGATCACCCTCGACAAGGTACTCTCTTTTATTCAGCCTTTACCACTGATAGATGTTGTCAATATACAGGAGATTGATTCCGAAATCAATTGGACCACCCCCCTGATCTCCTACTTAAAAGATGGCACGCTGCCTGACGGGAAGGAGGCCGTAAGGAAGCTGAAGGTCCAGTCAGCACGGTTCGTCTTGATGAAGGGCGTCCTGTATAAGAGGGGCTTCTCTCAACCGTACTTGAGATGTTTAGGCCTCGAAGAAGCAGACTATGTCATGAaagaagtacacgaggggatatgcggcaaccacTCAGGGTCGCGGTCATTGGTACATAAGTTGATTCGAGCCggatactactggccgacaatgcaaaatgacgcccAGGTTTATGTAAAAGCTTGcgacaaatgtcaaaggttcagcaacatcattAGACAGCTggcggaagaattgaccccAATAAccgccccatggccattcgcctAG
- the LOC142635044 gene encoding uncharacterized protein LOC142635044 produces MGYFNDVTKEEEKSGGNGINSRRVNVYNECMDFCNLIDLGFSGPKFTWTNCRDISDLIQQRLDKVWVNSDWKLIYPEATVSHLARISSDHCPFLLSLDPNLGPRRSRLFRFQPMWLSHDGFPSIVREAWEGNNQDVCLAVEIFTQKGKAWNKEVFDNIFWKKRNLTARLLGVEQALANNPSQRLIDIHNFLSGELEKILALEEELWGMKARINWLIQGEHNTSFFHTTALVRRSRNCIAGIMDPIGNWIVDIDRVKEIFLMGFVKLYSSD; encoded by the coding sequence ATGGGGTATTTTAATGATGTTactaaggaagaagaaaaatctgGGGGTAATGGGATTAATAGTAGAAGGGTTAATGTTTATAATGAATGTATggatttttgtaatttgattGATCTGGGTTTTTCTGGCCCTAAGTTCACTTGGACAAATTGTCGGGATATTTCTGATTTAATTCAACAAAGGCTAGACAAAGTGTGGGTTAATTCAGATTGGAAGCTTATCTACCCTGAGGCCACTGTTTCCCACTTGGCTCGTATTAGTTCCGACCATTGCCCTTTTCTCTTATCTCTGGATCCTAACCTTGGTCCAAGGCGCTCTCGGCTGTTTCGCTTCCAACCTATGTGGTTAAGCCATGATGGGTTTCCTAGTATTGTGAGGGAAGCCTGGGAGGGTAACAATCAAGATGTCTGCCTTGCGGTTGAAATTTTTACTCAGAAGGGTAAGGCTTGGAATAAGGAGGTgtttgacaatattttttggaagaaaaggAATTTGACTGCACGACTTCTTGGGGTGGAGCAAGCCCTTGCTAACAACCCTTCGCAAAGATTGATTGACATCCATAATTTTCTATCCGGGGAGTTGGAGAAGATTCTCGCCTTGGAGGAGGAGTTGTGGGGGATGAAAGCTAGGATTAATTGGTTGATCCAGGGTGAGCACAACACCTCTTTCTTCCACACCACTGCTTTAGTTAGAAGAAGTAGAAATTGTATTGCTGGTATAATGGATCCTATTGGGAATTGGATTGTAGACATTGATAGAGTTAAAGAGATTTTCCTTATGGGTTTCGTGAAACTCTATTCCTCTGATTAG